In the Brettanomyces nanus chromosome 1, complete sequence genome, TTGAGATCGTAGAAAAGCATCATCCTACATCTGTCAAACCTGAAGCTGAACCTCGGCTCTCAGAACACGAGATAAATGCTGGACTCATCAGTAAAAGTGGTCGTTTGTTCCTTCGTAACATCCTTTATTCTGCTACAGAGTCTGATTTCCAGGGTATTTTTTCAAAATATGGTGAGCTGGAAGAAGTTCatgttgctgttgattCGAGAAATGGTTCCTCGAAAGGATTTGCCTATGTTCAATTTAAGGATCCCGATAACGCTATTCAGGCCTATGAAGAACTCGATGGAAGCATTTTCCAGGGAAGATTACTTCATATTATTCCTGCAAAACCCAAAAAGGAGAACAAGTTGGACGAGTTTGCACTTCAAAATATGCCACTGAAAAAGCAGAAGCTcctcaaaagaaaaattggtGCTGCCAAGCAGCAGTTTAGCTGGAATTCCCTCTATATGAACAACGACGCTGTATTGGAAAGTGTTGCTTCTAATCTGGGGATTACCAAGCTGGATTTAATTGATCCTGAAAACAGTAATTCTGCTGTTAAGCAAGCATTGGCTGAAGCACATGTCATTGGAGACGTTAGAAAGTACTTTGAAGGTAAAGGTGTGGATCTTCTCAGTTTCaaccagaaagagaaggatgatAAAGTAATATTAGTGAAGAACTTCCAGCATGGAATCACTAAGGAAGAGATAGGCGAGAAGTTTGCTCAATATGGTAAGTTAACACGAATTCTAATGCCTCCTGCAGGCACCATAGCTATTGTTGAATTTAGAGACACCTCGTCTGGAAAGATTGCTTTCAACAGAATGTCTTTCaaaagacttggaaaatCGATTTTGTACTTGGAAAAGGGTCCAAAGGGACTATTCAGCAAAGAAGCAGAGGCAGGtgatgttgttgatgaaaagagcGAGACTTCTTTGGATGGTGTTACCGAAGTGAAGCAATCCATGGACGAATTGATGAGGGAAGAGTCCAAACCGCAGCAAGGAAATGCTGTCACTGGCAATGTTAGTGAAAACGAAAGcgaaggagatgaagaggaaacCGGACCTACAGTGTCCGTCTTTGTGAAGAACTTCAACTTTGCCACTACTACATCTGATATTAACAACTTGTTCAAACCTCTTGAGGGATTTGTTGTTGCATTAGTTAAGACGAAACCGGACTCTAAGCACCCAGGTAAAATGCAGAGTATGGGATTTGGATTTGTGGAATTCAGAACGAGGACACAAGCTCTGGCTGCCATTCGAGCAATGGATGGTTACGTCTTGGATGGTCACAAACTTCAAATGAAGCTTTCTACAAGAACGTCGGAGAGGGAAAGTGGCTCTGAGTCTAAGAAAAGACGTTCGTCGAAAAGTCCAAAGATTATCGTTAAGAACTTGCCCTTTGAGGCCACTCGAAAGGACgttcttgaacttttcaactcctttGGTAACCTACAGTCTGTTAGAGTGCCTAAGAAATTCGATAAAAGTGCAAGAGGCTTTGCGTTTGTTGAGTTTAGTACTGTgaaagaagctgaaaaCGTCATGGATCAATTACAGGGTGTTCATTTGTTGGGTCGTAGACTTGTTTTAGACTTTGCAGAAAAAGAGGCAGATAATGCAGAAGAGGAGATCGAGAGAATGACCAGAAGGGCCAAGAAGCAGACCAATGCAAGAAAGATGGCAGATATTAGAGAGGGTAATAGCGGCAAGAGAAAGCTCGATCTTGAGGAACTAGATGAATAATTATAAACTATACACAGATGCATTATGTACATAAGGAaacttcaattttttgTCTTGTTTTTCTTAATAAGACCTTCCTTCACAATGTAGTAGTCTTCATCGTGTTCTTCAGTGAAAGATATTGGATTCCATGTTTCTTCGacttctcctttgatgAATTCAGGTTCTGAATCCTTGATGTTcgaaagaagttgatcaaaATTAAGGGCTGCTTCATCCGAAGCGTCGTCTACGAGTCGACTGAGTCTAAGATTTTTCTCTTCGTCTCTGGGTATTTGTATAGAGTGCAACTCATTaagaaattgaagttgCTCATTTAAAGAGTTGACTAGCTTCAACTGTGACCCGGAATTCAAGGATTTCCTCAATCCTGTGAGGTCTAATAAACCATCCATCACTTTCTGGTTGACCTTCGTACCTACTGTTGAACTGTTCAATAGATCATGTGTGCTCCAAGTGGTTTCGTTGAAAAACTCATGAAGCTGCTGTGCAGTAACCAGCTCTTCACCGACAAATGCTTTTGTGGATGCCTTTCGCAAAAAGCAAAAACGAAATGATATCTTTTGCCCTATTTTGAACATACTAAGAGATGAGGATCATTGTTCACCATCGAATTAGGTAACTTATCGAAAATGTCTACCAAGGTACCAAAAACTGGGGGTTCCCGATTaggaaggtgaaaaattaaataTTTCatgaaatttttttttcatatATTTTaggaaaattttttagAGGGATTAAATGATACTAGTTACTACTTCTTTTTGTATCAGATATCAAAATCGATTAAACAGCTAAGACAATGGGTAGAATACAGAAAAGAGGTGTCTCTGGTAATGCTAAGAACTTCATTACCCGAACGCGGGCTATCAGAAAGCTACAGGTGTCACTTACAGATTTTAGAAGGTTGTGTATCTTCAAAGGTATCTATCCAAGAGAACCgagaaacaaaaagaaggcTAACAATGGATCGACAGCTCCAGTGACTTTTTATTATGCAAAGGATATACAGTTTTTGATGCACGAGCCCATCATTCAAAAATTTAGAGAGCACAAGTCATTTGCCAAGAAGCTATCCAAAGCACTTGgtaaaggagaagttggagatgCCAAGCGGTTGGAAGAGCATCGTCCAAGATACAAGTTGGATAGAGTGATTAAAGAGAGATATCCTTCATTTCCAGATGCATTGAGGGATCTGGACGATGCTTTGAATAtgcttttccttttcagtAGTATGCGTTCTACCGATAAGGTGCATGCAAAAGTGATTAGTCAAGCCACAAAGCTTACTAACGAATGGATGGCTTATGTTGCTAGAGagagatctttgaagaaggttttTGTTTCTATTAAGGGTGTGTACTATTCTGCCAATATTAAGGGTCAGGAGATTATCTGGACCGTTCCGTTCAAGTTCCCTCAAAACATTCCTACGgatattgatttcaaagtGATGGCAACTTTCTTAGAGTTCTACACTACTTTGTTACATTTTGTTCTTTACAGACTTTACTCTGCATCTGGATTGGTGTATCCACCAAGAATTAATGAGTCGAAGTTAAAGGGTATTGGAGGATTGTCTTCGTATGTGCTcgaaggaagaaaagatgacAATACGTTGTTCCCGGAGGTTGAAGGTAGcgaagagaaagaggcCATCCTTTCTAAGGAGGAAATAACCAACGCTATTAAAGCAGATGAGGacaatcaagaagaagagggagATTCTGAGGAGATCGGAAAAGCTGACAGTAATGCAGATGGCGAAGacgttgaaaagaaacttgatgaatttgaagacaaaaatTCAATCAAGGGTGATGTTTTGGCTCAACCAAGTGAATTTGAGAACGCTACGGCGACCTTGTTCTCCAAGTTTGTGTTTTATGTGTCCAGGGAGGTTCCTATTGACATTCTTGAATTTGTAGTTTTAGCAGCAGGAGGAAAAGTGATTAGTGAAGCTGCATTGGATGAAATTACATTAAATGGTGATGTTAGGAAGATAGATTTGTCTTCTGTGACACATCAAATCGTTGATAGGCCAAAGGTGGCGAATAAAGTTCAGGGAAGGACATATATTCAACCTCAATGGGTATTTGACTGTCTTAATGAGGAAAGTCTATTGAATGTGTCTGATTATGCACCGGGAGAAACATTACCACCTCATCTTTCACCATGGGGAGACTCTGGTTCGTACAATCCTATGGAAGAGGACAAAAAGGATGCTGGAGAGGctggtgaagatgaagaaattgaagaatctgaagagtctgaagctgaagctgatgaagaggaaagtACTGAAGTTTCTGCAATTATTGATGAGGATCTTAAGGCTCAAAAGGAACTTGAGATGGAGGCTGCTGGTGTGAAGTACTCTGATgtcaaagagaaagaagctaaaaagaagtccaagaagagaaagattgagggagaaacagaagaaacagaagaaaagaagttgaagatgattatgatgagCAATAAGCAGCGTAAACTTTACAAGAAGATGCAGTACGGCATTAACAAAGATGAAGTGAGAAAGGGTGCactccaaaagaagaagagaaagctcCAAAAGGCTGAGTCAAAGCTTGCCAAGCTTAAATAGAATAAGTATACATATAATAGATAACTTACGTGGGACACTGGTAGGACTGCGTTACTGCGTCGCGCTCTGCATCAATTTCGTTTACACGCATATATTTAAAGCTTGATAGTTAGCGTGTTGCATTCAGATATCCACACGGCTCCCTTTCCTCTCCAAGAAATACCACGCCTTACGTCGATCCGgctcttctccttatttACATAGTCTTATCTAAACCATCCCCTTATCGCTCAGCATCTTGAACTATTATTTCAATAAAGAATAAAAgaaccttttctttttgccACAAATGCAGATTGGAGCGGCGGTgtttttcaagattttCAACTCGTTTGATGATTACGATTATACGCAGCATCAGTTTCATCGGGGAGTGGGATTTCTTTCGTCCTCAGTAAATTTCAAACCTGTCAGTCTTCATTCTTTGTCGCcttatttttttaatcttttttttttatagaAGCTTATGCTCGTAGACAATCAAGAGCAATCACAAGTACAAGTCTGTCAAGTATCTCCTAGATCTCCATTTCTGCCTGATCACCAATTACTGTCTTGATTTCTGTCCAAACATCCATCCCATTCCTTATCACGGCCTCAACTACAGCCTTTCGTGCGAATGCCCGGAGCTGTTTCAATGCAGTTTATTCCTACTGGTAGTGGTAGTGGTAATATGAGTCCTCGCAGTGCTAATAGCGTTCCTGTCAACGTCGGACCTTCTGTTGGTTCAGTAGGTCCTGCGGGTTCTACGGGTCCATTGGGTGCCATGGGTCCCCTCGAGTCCACTGGGACCCCTGGGCCCTATTGGTTCCACGGGTCCTATGAGTTCTGCAGGTCCTCTGAGTTCTACGGGTCCTATGGGTCATCTGAATATTCCTACGGGCCCTCTTGAGTCTATGGATGCCGCCGGTCCTTTTATAAACGTTTCTACTAATGCTCCAAGTGCCCACTCTACGCCTTCATTCATACAGGCATCAGACCAGCTTCAGCAATATCAAATACAAGGACTTGATACTGGCCATATGAATACAAATACTATGGCAGCTGCGGCCGCATCTGCTATGATGGGAAGGCCTGAAAGTATCTCCCATCAACAGGTGATAGCCCTGCAACAGCTTCAGGCTTCATACGGGAATTTACAAAATAATATTCACAAGCAACTTTACCAGAAACGCAAGTACACGACAAAGGATTTgaggcagcagcagctgtCTCAGCTGCCTCAGCAATCATCGGGTAACTATATATCCCCTCGGTCTACTTCAGCGTCTTCCCCAAGggcttcttcctctattCGTAAATcggcttcttctctgtctaCACCAGTGGATGTTCCATTAATGATGGCCGTGCCACCAGAGCAGGAACAACAAGAACAGCAGGTGAGGCAGAGGCAGTCAATACGGCCACAGGAAATCCAACAACCTCAGCCCGTTGGACCTCCTAATATACAGATGGACCGGCCTATTGAATCGTCGCGAACTTCAGACATGCCATCAGATCATCAGGCACAACAGAATAGCACTGTGGACGGGATTGCCAATGATgctatcaaaaagaatatcGCTAATGTGGCCATAATCCGTCTCTTTGAACTCACAGAAAAACTCAGTGTAAAAGTGGGACCTGATAGTGTGGACTATTGGAGACGTGTCGTCAGTGATTTCTTCAGTGAATCTGGTTTTGCTTCTGTGGCTTTGAAGCAGGGTCAGGATATGCGTCGGTACAACTTTTCCTGTACTTTACTTCCCCTAATATTACAAGCCATGGTGAGAGACTGCGCTACAGCTTTGGAGGTTTCGCAAAATTTCATTAAAGCTAGTGTTCTGGCAAACGGGTCGGCCCACTTAGAGTGCGCAAGGTTGGTACAGAGATGGTGGTACCCTGATGGTTCATATAAGAC is a window encoding:
- a CDS encoding uncharacterized protein (BUSCO:EOG09341MG3), which produces MSRLRHVFSEEGSVTDVKLIRKRNGESRRFAFIGFRSMEDAEGAVKSRNGTFIDTAKIDVQLAKISTDPTLPLSWREKRKLKEREMQEMEEKMKDMEELQRSVRSRKKQKKSNGTTLEEKIKENPELQQYLETMKSSGQGRSWNNDEVVDPENIPTATDLERALAKGDGTLVEATEGATEGATNEAFEANSEDDHSEVNVTTKSKEEKEEQVLQPKKGKDSSDMDDLEWFKTKRVRIPEKSHERIEEPKDQEKKEPHNVEIVEKHHPTSVKPEAEPRLSEHEINAGLISKSGRLFLRNILYSATESDFQGIFSKYGELEEVHVAVDSRNGSSKGFAYVQFKDPDNAIQAYEELDGSIFQGRLLHIIPAKPKKENKLDEFALQNMPLKKQKLLKRKIGAAKQQFSWNSLYMNNDAVLESVASNLGITKLDLIDPENSNSAVKQALAEAHVIGDVRKYFEGKGVDLLSFNQKEKDDKVILVKNFQHGITKEEIGEKFAQYGKLTRILMPPAGTIAIVEFRDTSSGKIAFNRMSFKRLGKSILYLEKGPKGLFSKEAEAGDVVDEKSETSLDGVTEVKQSMDELMREESKPQQGNAVTGNVSENESEGDEEETGPTVSVFVKNFNFATTTSDINNLFKPLEGFVVALVKTKPDSKHPGKMQSMGFGFVEFRTRTQALAAIRAMDGYVLDGHKLQMKLSTRTSERESGSESKKRRSSKSPKIIVKNLPFEATRKDVLELFNSFGNLQSVRVPKKFDKSARGFAFVEFSTVKEAENVMDQLQGVHLLGRRLVLDFAEKEADNAEEEIERMTRRAKKQTNARKMADIREGNSGKRKLDLEELDE
- a CDS encoding uncharacterized protein (BUSCO:EOG09341Z23), which encodes MGRIQKRGVSGNAKNFITRTRAIRKLQVSLTDFRRLCIFKGIYPREPRNKKKANNGSTAPVTFYYAKDIQFLMHEPIIQKFREHKSFAKKLSKALGKGEVGDAKRLEEHRPRYKLDRVIKERYPSFPDALRDLDDALNMLFLFSSMRSTDKVHAKVISQATKLTNEWMAYVARERSLKKVFVSIKGVYYSANIKGQEIIWTVPFKFPQNIPTDIDFKVMATFLEFYTTLLHFVLYRLYSASGLVYPPRINESKLKGIGGLSSYVLEGRKDDNTLFPEVEGSEEKEAILSKEEITNAIKADEDNQEEEGDSEEIGKADSNADGEDVEKKLDEFEDKNSIKGDVLAQPSEFENATATLFSKFVFYVSREVPIDILEFVVLAAGGKVISEAALDEITLNGDVRKIDLSSVTHQIVDRPKVANKVQGRTYIQPQWVFDCLNEESLLNVSDYAPGETLPPHLSPWGDSGSYNPMEEDKKDAGEAGEDEEIEESEESEAEADEEESTEVSAIIDEDLKAQKELEMEAAGVKYSDVKEKEAKKKSKKRKIEGETEETEEKKLKMIMMSNKQRKLYKKMQYGINKDEVRKGALQKKKRKLQKAESKLAKLK